The Chelmon rostratus isolate fCheRos1 chromosome 9, fCheRos1.pri, whole genome shotgun sequence sequence TCATCCTCCTGCAGATATTTATTGTAATGCTTTGAAGTATTGGTAACTAACTAATCAAAATCGAAAAAAGACgcaccaaaaagaaaagtttttttttttttctgtacaaatACACCGCGGCACACGGAACGCAGACAGTAACGCGTTACAGCACAGtaacaaattacattttctggATTGTTATTGCAGTTGCTGCGTTTGTCATCACCTTCTTGGAGTCTCCCATAGAGGCTGAATTCGATACTCAGAGCAATCCCTGATATTCGCTCCGGACCGCTGTGAATTAATTTGGTGATTAATGACAGAAAGGCTGACCTTTACCGGGTGGGAGTTTTCCCACTGCTTTCGTTTTATCGAGCTCGAGGATGACACGAACGCCGCACACTCGCCCCTCCTGATTAAAGAGGGGGACCAGTGATTTTTAAATGCGGCAGAGCGAAATGGAGAACTTGTGGCGCTGTTTGATAAATTGCTCCTCGGAAAGAGAAAAATCGGATGATATTCAGTGAAAGTGACTTCATGTAACGCGTGTATTTTTGGAGTAAGGAGCCCGGGTACTGATAGGAGGTAAAAGCGAGGCGAATCATCCAATTAAATCCCTCAAGAGCTGATGATTGATGATGTCAGCTGCTCTGCTTCTAATTAACGTTTAAATTAAgccaaaggggaaaaaaaaactttgtgaCCATCGCTGCTTCACTTCAGACCTTAAAGCCCATTGGTCCGCCGTTTGGGGAGGTCTTGGGGCTCATTCACTCTTAAACTAAATTTGAGGTTAATAATCTACAGCAGCGCGGCTCCGGATGGTCTACAGTGCCCGGGACACTTTTATTGCCCTGGACATCAAATCTATAGaattaacagtaaaataaaatgagcgGGAGGTTTTCATCTCTCTCACCATCAGACATGACCCCAGTGCGGAAAATACAGGCCTGCAGGGATAATGTGGATGAAGGAAATAAAACGATCCAAATCTAATCGAAATTTAAAGATGATTTTCCTTCTATTGGATGAAACGTTTgctcaaaagaaaagaaaaaaaatatcaatctATGATCACGTTTGCTATTTATATGCGCCTGatctttttattgtcatttttcaaaataaaaatcccTCTCTTCAGGatgcaaatttgcaaaaaagaaaaaaaaagcattccaTGCCTACTTTAGATTGCATTATATCGCTTTATATTCTAAACTGAATTAGAATTAGAGTTTAGGTGTCAAGGTAAATCTCTGTGATATTAATGTGTTCTCAGACCAGCCGAACTCTTCATCCTCCTACACTTTTATCAGAACGATGCGTGCTTCGGTCCAAATCCCCAAACGGAAATTATCCCCACTAACTCCTGCTTTTTAATGAGAAATATATATTCAAAGCAGCCACAAAGGGTGGACCTCCAAGGCAGCTAATAGAatttcctgctgttttataTCTCTGTCCCTAAACCAATGTCACCATATGCTCCTGTTGGCACAAGCCTCTCCGCAGTGGCTTCATGGGCGGCAGGCTTTATCCAAATGGGTCAGAATTATCtgattgtattttaaaaatactggTAATTCCGCAGCACTTGTTCTGTTCGCCTCTGGCTTGTGTCAGCAGTTGGCACATTTATTGTAATTCTTCTGCTGCAGTGCATGGTACATTTGAATCGTTTTTGCTACTGCAACAAGAAGCTTTTGTTCCATTTCATGGAGagaaaaaatgtatatttgcTGTGTCGTATTTTCAGTCTCAGGTGTTCTAAAATGTGCTGTCGTGtgcttttttaaacatattCCATTCTATTCCTCATAACTGCAAAGTGATGATTTCGTTCTGCCTGTAGGTTCTAGGCAATCtctaaaatgcattaaaacGAATAAAGTGGCGACGAAAGctaaatgtgataaatgtgacAAGGCGTAAATAAAACAAGGTGTGCTTCCTCTGAGCAGACATACCTGCTGCTCTCCTCGGCGTCCAGCTCGTCCCCGTTTTGTCTCTCTAATCCGTTTCTGTCTTTACATCATAAACCCCCATCAGTAAAACTCAAATTCTCCGTCTTCAGACTCTGAGCCTCAGCACGGCGTCACCTTTATTATCCGCTTGTTTCACGCTACCGCGTTAAATTACACTGCAACTGTGGATTTTTACCTGCAGGGTCACATTGAAGCACGGGTGAAACACCGAGGAAAAATAATGCaccaaaaatgaacaaagaacacacacaaatcgAACCCTGagattttctgccttttcttttcttctgcctttctgtttttaaaatcttaaGAAAGTGTGGCTTCCCTCTCAGAGGTGAAGCCCTTTTAATACCTCCAGGTATTTATTAAAGtgctgtaaaataaacatgacCCATATTCTGTTTATATAGTTTAGGTTCAGATTAGAAGCAGgttatctaaaaaaaaaaaaaaaatcaaaaatccaTCACCTGTCGTGTTGAACAATGGGTTAACCTGAATAGCTTCTGCTCACTTGTAGGCAAATCATTTTAATAGACTTCAAACTCAGGTCCGCAAATGTGCTCATTGTGGCTATTTTAAGCCAAATTCCCGTGCAACACATTGACTAATGCGCACATTACGCATAACGCTCTATGCGTAATTACGCAcgaaaatgacaaaatggatATCACGGCTGGAGACCATTGCTGGCTCGGTGTCCCTCCAAACTTTTCCATCATGCAAAGATGCTGGTGGCAGTATTCTAATGGCCATCAACTCTCCCTTTCTAGAAGAATACAccagcagagggaaacagatgCATAAACATTTCAGGGCATCTTTCTCCTCGGCAGCGACAGACTCCTCCTATTCCCCACGTCCAATTAGTTATTATGGTCCGGCCCTTTAAGACGCAGCAGCGGGTCAGCAAGTAGTGTAGTGTTTCTCTAATTGAACTTCGCCCAATCAACAATAACTCGTTAGCAGtcgctttcttcttcttgctgctTGAGACAGCTTTTTTCCCCTTGCAGGGATTCACCCCCTCCAGTCTGTTACTGCATAAAGATCTACATGGAGCTTGGCAGAGGAATTGCGACTCTCTGAGGGGAATACAGTCCGGCCGCCTTTACAACTACGCCCGAAGCATGGTTATTTTGGAGGAAAGCTCTCCGGCGAGCTAAGTTGCGGCATTGCGGTTTTGAGTGTCAAAATATTGAGGGGTTCTACGAGAACGTCGAGCACCAGAGGAAGCACTCGTGGACGCTTAAAACTGCCATTTGAATGAAATAATCAACTTTTTTCTGGAAGCAGCGTTTCTTCGGGACTGCGATGACCTCCAGTAAAGACATGAAGGCAGGTTCTGTGTTGCAGTCCAGCGGCGACGAGAGGAGGCGGGCTCCCTTGGACCAGCTGCCGCCGCCGGCCAACTCCAACAAGCCTTTAACGCCGTTCAGCATTGAGGATATCCTTAACAAACCCTCGGTAAAGAAGTCGGTCGCCAGCATTTGTCCGCCGAGAGTGCTGGAGAAAGTGACGGGCTCCAACTCGGCGAGGAACGGGATCACCACTCCCTCCTCGCCGTTGTGCGCGCTGGAGGAGCTGGCCAGCAAAACATTTAAGGGTCTGGAAGTCAGCGTTATCCAGGCAGCAGAAGGTAAAGgcaagctgtgtttttaatgttaaatactAATTTTCAGATAGATCGGACAACTTTTAAACAGTTTTGAAGGGAAGCAAGCGCACcaatcagacacacagctgagatTCTTGGCTAGCTGGCTTTGGTTTGACTTCAAATGTGGAAATGCTACGACAGCTGTATAGGAATGCGTAAAATCTAACAAATGGAAAACACCACATTTACGCATTGGCATGTGCAAGTATGTGATCTATGAACGGCTGAATCAGCCAGCATATCGGCTGATACACTACAGGCTGCATGCTGTCAAAAAAAAGTCAGCCATTATGGCCTGCTCCCCGCACTGCTATGCTGGATAAAAAACTCTCAGACTGACATAAACTcaaatgacacactgacatgtcaGTTTCTGttgcactgcaaaaacaatgaacCTAACAATTCTAATATTTGATGCAATCCTTGTTTGGTCCAAAATGTGCTGGGAACTTCGCCATTTGGATGAATTATTTCACTTAATTTCactgcaaatgtattttttgtgacAACGTTGATAGCAGTTTAAAATGATCCGCTCAGTGGTTTTAAGCaaagctctgaaatgtgtctcctTGCTGCTGAAATCAAGTGAAACAAATGTAATATTGTGCTTTTAAGGAAAAACGAGCATGTGAACCGGGGACAGTCCTGTTTGGAAGTgccctctgttgctgctgtactTGGCTGGAAAACGAACGTCTCAGTTGTTTAATTcctcttgtctgttttcttctccctcccctccaaGGTCGAGAGCATGTAAACGCTTTCGGACAGAGGCAGACGTcgaaaaagaggagaaagtcGCGGACGGCCTTCACGAACCACCAGATCTACGAACTGGAGAAGCGGTTTTTGTACCAGAAGTACCTTTCTCCGGCCGATCGCGACCAGATCGCGCAGCAGCTGGGGCTCTCCAACGCGCAGGTCATCACCTGGTTTCAAAACCGCAGGGCCAAACTCAAGCGGGACCTGGAGGAGATGAAAGCGGACGTGGAGTCGCTAAAGAAAATCACCCCACAGACCCTGCAGAAGCTCGTCAGCATGGAAAACATTGAGGAGGCTCAGGGTGGGGGGCCCGGGGCCAGGTCGCCCAGTATCTCCCCGACCTCCCAAGGACACCGGGCCTTCCCACAGTCCCCCTCCTCGTCCAGAGACCAAACCACGGATGAATTCTCGGAGGACGACGAGGAAATCGAGGTGGACGATTGACAGTCTGGGGGGCTGCGATTTTCATAAGCAACAACTAAAAAGAATATTAAAAGGGGGCATTTTTCTTCCCAAACTTTTGCACGGATATTGACAAAAAAGGAGAatataaacaattaaaaaaagacatttcaggaacgttttttcttctcctcctcttttttccccttcattttaatttattaatcgGACCTGTAAAGCCTTCCAAGTCTGTCGCTTAAGTTTAACCACAATGTTTGAGGAATATGAGGTTTCCTTTCAGACAGACCTGTTCTGGTACTGTAAGACTGAAAATTTGTGCAAACATTTGAATTTTTACGCTCGTTTTTAAGGTGGGTGGAAAGTTGtgcaattattatttttttgttgctcaTTTATTCGCATTCTCCTGTTAAAGGAATGGGAATCTGCCAAATATTTAAAAGCCCCTcacccttttttgtttttgttgtacatGCACCGCCCGGGCTCGATGTGTCAGTCCATCCCTCCCCTCAGTATGAATTCACTTTTCCTTCTGTTGGAACAGGGTTTCTGCAGGCACGCAGGCCTGTTCGCAGCGCAAAGGAGGCATCACTATCAGCATCGACTGCAGTCTTTTACACGCTGAgttctgtatatatatatcaaacaTCCTATGCGATAATTTTATTGTAACATTCTATTTAATCAGCATCTATGTAAATAAAGGTTATATGATATTTCAAGAAGCTTTCGGCGAGCCTGGATGTGTGATTGTGCGTCAAATGATAAAGGAATGCAGCCATCCTAGATTAAAAATGTGTCCATACAGGAATATTATGACTCCACCAGGAGAAATGTTGTATAAAGGGGCAGTTTAGGGTGTACTCCTGAACTCCTAAAGGAATATTAAAGGTGTTAAGGCGACATGCACAGGCTCTCTGTGCCATATGAGATAAAGCCACACTCATGTGGCTTTTATAAGGACATAATAACAGGGATTTGTCCTGAGAGGTTAAGGAAAGTCTGCTCTGCTTGGTAAAAGTTGGCCTTTTCGAATAATTGACCTCTGCTTTTCAGCCTTGAAGTGCCATGACTTCAATTAGCAGCCGTCCTCCGCCTTTATCCCCATTCTTTGGCCTGGCTTTGAATACATCTTGTCACAAGAAGGTCCCGGTCTGGCTGCGGTGTTAAGAAAAGCTTGCTCGCACCCCTGCGCCAtatgttttcttcctccttccatGAATCGTCTTTAACACAACTGGTCGACATGATTGATTAGGTTAACCCGCCTTTGCCTCACATAAAACAGCTTCCACCGGGCCGTGGGCAATAATGGCACGCATCTGCCACTCTCGACTCGGGTTTGTttggaaagagggaggaaaaaaaaaaacgtctccCATGAATAGCAAATGTGTTGGTGTGAGGGTCCTAATGAATAAGCCTCAATGGGAGGCAGTGGAAATGCGacgtgctgctgctggctgaccATTTGCAACAGTTTTGTAAGGggatcaagtgtgtgtgtgtgtgtgagggaagaGAGGGGTGTGTTATCGTAGTTACTTAGTGatacaactttatttatcctaAAACAAGTAATGCTGCTTCACCAGCGTTCAACATAAACTGACCTgcaagatttatttttattttattgctgatGCTTcttattcttcatttttatcATGAGGGAATTGTTAAACCTGCAccaacaaaatattttgtggtTATTGGAGAAGCAGATTCTAGACACTGACACTTATTTTGAAAAACGGaattcaaaaatgaaatgaacacttAAAGCTTTGTGGGATCTGACACTTAGATCTTAATTAACTTAGTTTATTAGGGTTATTGATCACTTATTGGACTCGGTTTTAAAATAATTGTGTTGACACAAGTTGCTTTAGAATTTGTTTTATGAGCAAAACGCAATTGAAACATGAAATGAGGGCATCTCAGAAGATCAAACTAAAATAAGGCAGAATGTGAGAATCAGAGGAAACTTAAAGGCTTGTTAGGACggattttttttagtttcttttttggggggtgggggggtgggtaGAGGAGCAGAGCAGGCTGGCGCACACAATAGGAGTAATCGGCTGGAATCGTGCAGGTTGAAAAGTCAAGCAGGCCTTTTATTGTGGACCTTTCTGGACTGCAATAACAGCGCAGAGGATGGagctttaaataaaaatcagggGACAATCTTTGCCCTAAAGCTCCTGATACAACTGCAGCGTCTTATTTATAAAAATACACACGAGAagaacttcactgttttgggcCTTCTGACTTTAAAAGcaatacattttaaagtgtacttttattattttatcccAATAGCATTCCTATAATTTCCATCGAGgtacttgttttcttttattttgaaatttaaaaCTAAATGTGCAGTAGCTTTACAACTTACCGATTTACTGTTAAAGTGTGGttataaattattattacaacTATTTTACATTTACCACATTTAGTTAGTGTGCCAATAATAAATCCACCAgatttcaacatttcagttttgACTGCTTTCCTTAAAATGCTATTAAATGAACTGAGatgatgttttcagtgaaatgagtGAATTATACACACAAGCAGTCAGGGGCTCACCCCTTTGTTGGAGGCCATATTCAGATGTACATTTTTCCAGCGTATTATGATCAGAAAAATTAAAGCCCAGAGGTGCGAGTTGCAATTTAACCGAGCTGTCCGACAGGAGCCTGAAATTCTCTATCTTGGCCTAAAGGTCACAGCTTTAGGggattattgtatttttcaacATACGAGTGCCCTGGAGGGAGTCGCTCAGGGTTTCTAAGGGTGGCTGGGGGGAAACCCAtaatatgcatgtatgtgtgtgtttcgtgCTACTGACTGGTGTGCAGGTTTTCAGTGAgtctatttttttcctcatttaaaaacatgGCCACAGGGGCCTGATTTGGAGCAGCAAAAGGTTCAAATTAACTTCAGGATGTTGTGATGGTTAttggaaacagaaaaacacgGCCATCTCCAAACAAAGCCGCAATTGGTTTtgaaaaataagactttttTAGCCCCGAATGTCCTTTAAATTTGTCTATAGGGCATCTCCCCTTCAGTTATAGGAATCCCTGGCAAGTGTTCAGTCCACAGCCGCCTTATTCCAGGTTACTGACCTCTGCGGTAAAAATGGAAAACTTTTCTGCCCTTGATGAACACATGGTCCTCTTTCATATGAAATCTAAACTGCATTTCTAGCCTTTGACCTTCACGACACATAAACACCAAACACTGATATTTGTCTTTGTAAcgcagtaaaataaaaacacaaaccagctGCTTTACCTACACAATGTCATCCCAGCGTTGGAAATTCATTAAGCACATTTACTGTGTCATTTTGTGCGTAAGAGCAAATTCTCGCTAGCATATTCAAGATGCTGCTAGTGCAACTTAGTAAAGTGCCGCTGAAAtgttgtggctgctgcagcCGACTAGGGACAGAATACGATACAAGGCTTGTATATATTATCAGCCCGTGTCAGGTTATCAGAGTCTTTTCATTCTGGACAAGATCACACACATCAAAGCCTCCTGCCCCTGATGCCTGAGAAGCACCAAGTGTGCCACCTAGTGTTCATCTGGGAGGATTGTGTTCAGTGCACAGCAGGGTTAGTCACATGGAGACAGTGAAATCCTGCAAAGATAAACAGGGTCTGGATGGGcaagtttctgtttttaaatgatgtcttgaacaacagcagcaatgcTTTTCAAGCCCTCCCGGCGCAGACGGCAGTAATCCACCGAACCTCTTCATAAAGCTCTCCCTGCAAGCCTCAAAattgtgcaataaaaaaatatcaccAGAGTTAGTGTGTCACATAAACATTCAAAAGACGAGGTGGAATGCCAGTTGGCTTCAGATGCTTTTAAATTTGGGAATGGCAGCTATGTTCTTAAAGGAGCACTCACTCTGCTGGTTTTACACATGAAGCTGAGTTTACTCTGCACCAGGAGAACTGCAGCTCCTGTGTAAACAGTTGCGTAACGTcttctgtggctgcagagggagtCTATAAAACATAACCCTGATGAGAGTTATCTCTAATTGCCCTTGCAGACTGAAGATTTCTGACAGAAAACCTGCCTCACAAACTCGGGGTGTGGCGATGTGGATGTTGATCAGGCATGTAGGGTCTGATGGATAATGCTATTGAGTTGCACTATTGGAAATGTAGGTAGCAGCACTTTTTAAGCTCACAGCAGCaaggaaaagtcaggatatctcagcctgTGCTGCATCATCTTTGACCATTCTTCTTGTCTCTTGATGGAAATGCAATAATATTTTTTAAGATCCACCTAAAGTCAGCAAAACAATTAATGTTCAGGttgtctaaaaaaaaataaataaagggaaACCATAATGCTTCCCACAGCTGTTGatagtgtttcttttttaattatcattatttttacaatGCTGAatcacagcagattaaaaaggatttttttaGGGCACAAAAATGCCTCAAATAtctcaataaaaataaaggatttCATTTAAATGCGAGCAAAAATaagaacacaaaataaatgattgcTTCAGTATTTGCCCACCCTGCTTTGACTGTGCCTAAATCATCACTGGTGCAGTTTTTAGAGGTGGCACAATAAGGATGAATTAAGATCGTGTGGCACCCAGATCTAGAAGGATTAATCATGAACATAGCAtcacaaacaaatctgtcacACATTTACTAAAAACTACCATtcaggggaggaagagaagacgGTTTCCAAGCCAGTGAATATCACTCAGATTACAGTCAGCTCTAAACATGGAAAAACATGGTGGAGCTGTAAATTAGCCTCGAGCCGGCTATTTGTGAGAGAAGTGCACTAGTGAGGGAGGCCACCAAGAGATCTATGTGGACACTGAAGGAGCTGCGAGTTACGTGGACGAGATAGGAGGCACATAAAACTACTGCTGCTGAGATTCATCAGTCACAGCTTCATGGCTGTTGGAAAGACTCACGATGTGACGCTGTAGTGTTTGCCAGACGGCCTGAAGGAGACAGTGGAGGAAGATTATATGGTGTGCCGAAGAGTGACCTTTTTGACCGTCATATTACTCAGAGTGTTCGTCCTGATCAAAATACTGCACCATCACCAGAAACACATACTATATAGCAAAAAAGCCTGGAAGTGGCAGCATCTTTCTGTGGAGCGATTCTCTGTAACGGGCCCCAGAGGGCCGGGGAATGTAGAAACCAAAAtcaagagcagaaaaacagaaaaatcctACAGGAaaacctgctgcagtctgcaaaAGAACTGCAACTTGGgagatgatttatttttcagtagGACAATAACTCCAAACATGAAGTCAAAGCGACGCAGTGATGGCTTCAAAATAACAATGGCTGGCCAAGACGAGTCCAGAATCTGTGGCAGGACTTTAAAATGACTGTTCGCGCACAGTCCCTATGAAGCCTGACAGAGATTGAGCAGTTTTGTAAAGATTTGGGAAAAATGCAATGTGCAGATGCTTAAAGCTGAAGCGGACATAACCACGCAACCGCTGCCAGGAGTGCTTCTTATACAGGCCGACTTCAGCTGGACTCTGACGATGTGAGGattcaaagcagcaaaataataaaGCATGACAAAAAGAACTAGACGACAGAAACTAACcggtgttgctgctgttgttgttttgatacTGTCAGATGTCTCTCTACTCTCCTCagcatgagtttgtgtgtgtgtgtgtgtgtgtgtgtgtgtgtagcacacTTTTAGAAAACCTATCAAACAAATATTCCATTTAAGTGTGAGCCATACGCCAATAATTGACTGTAGCTGCTACCTTGTTAACCACACTTAATGATACCAAAAGACCAATAACTTCCAAAGTTTATATACTATTGA is a genomic window containing:
- the lbx2 gene encoding transcription factor LBX2 is translated as MTSSKDMKAGSVLQSSGDERRRAPLDQLPPPANSNKPLTPFSIEDILNKPSVKKSVASICPPRVLEKVTGSNSARNGITTPSSPLCALEELASKTFKGLEVSVIQAAEGREHVNAFGQRQTSKKRRKSRTAFTNHQIYELEKRFLYQKYLSPADRDQIAQQLGLSNAQVITWFQNRRAKLKRDLEEMKADVESLKKITPQTLQKLVSMENIEEAQGGGPGARSPSISPTSQGHRAFPQSPSSSRDQTTDEFSEDDEEIEVDD